The window TATTTGAAAGTAACCTCTAGGGATAGTAGCTGAATACTCTGAAAATCCAGGTCTATCGGTAGTAATCGATATGCTGTCTTCCTGAGCAATCACTAGCACTGATTGAATTACTAGAATAAATGATAATATAGTTCTCATTGCTATTAGATTTCATGCAAGTTAATAAAAATTGAATATTCAAAAATTATTCAATTTCGGGAAACCTTTTTATTTAAATTTAGTCTTCTAATTATTAATTATATATTTGTATTAAAATAATTTTAGATTAACCTAAAAAATAATTGATGAATTATTTATTTTACTCTATTTTATTCGTTATGAGCTTTTTAGGGGCTGTTTCAGTCTCTTTTGCACAGACTTTAAAGCTTGAGATTTTAGATGAAAACAATTCACTACTACCCTTTGCAACAGCATATGATGAGGTATTGCAATATGGTGCTACTGCAAATGATAAAGGATTTTTATTACTTGAATTAAAGTCAGGATCAACTGAAATAACAATTTCGCATCTGGGTTATCAAAAATATAAATTACGAATTCCTGAGTTAGATTTAACCAAAACAAATCAAATAAAACTTATTCCTGATAAATTAGGCTTAAATGAAGTAGTAGTGAGCGGGCAAATGCAAGCAAGGAGTTTACGGAATTCACCAGTAAAAGTGGAAGTCTTTAAAGCAGATTTTCTTAATGATTTTTCACAGGGTTCAGGAAACCTAATGGAAAATATTTCTATGGTCAATGGGATTCAAGAAAACGTAGCTTGTGGGGTATGTTATACTAACGAAATCAGTATAAATGGTTTGGAAGGTGCTTATACCTCATTACTAATAAATGGTATACCCATTTACGGCAATTTGGCTACGGTTTATGGATTAAATAGTATTCCAACTGATATGATGGAGAAAGTAGAAGTGGTAAGAGGTCCCGGTTCTACTCTTTATGGATCAGAGGCTATGGCTGGTGTGATTAATATTATTACGCCCCATGCAGAGGAGAGTAGTTTTAATTTAAACTCCAGTTACTCTCAATTTGGTGAATGGAAAGGTAATTTCATTGGTCAATATAAAGGTGAAAATTGGAAGCATTTTTCTGGTGTTCATTGGGATGTAGCGAATCAATTTATAGACGAAAATGGGGATTTATTTTCCGACTTATTATTGAGAGATCGATTTTCTGTATTTAATTTTTCTGAAAATGAAGAAAAGCAATTTTCTATTGGAGGGAAGTACTTTTTTGAGGACAGAAGAAATGGTGTACGAGAATTTGTTCAAGATCGAAATTACAGACAACTAAGAGGTAGTGATCAGGTTTATGGGGAAAGTATTTACACCAACAGATGGGAGCTTTTTGGGAATAAAAAGTTTGGGCAATCTCCATTTGAACTACAGTTCTCCGCTAGCCAGCATTGGCAAGATAGTTATTATGGAGATACATTTTATCAGGCTGAACAACATCAAGCATTTGTCAATTTGATATCAGAACATACAATTGGGAATCATAATGTATTAGCCGGTTTCAGTCAAAGAATTAGTTATTATGATGATAATTCTGCTGCAACCCAAGATGAAGGCAGTAACGAACCGAGCATTCAAATTATTCCTGGTGTTTTCGTGCAAGATGAATGGAGTATTTCAAATGAATGGAGAATACTTTCAGGAGCTCGATTAGATTATTATA is drawn from Marivirga arenosa and contains these coding sequences:
- a CDS encoding TonB-dependent receptor — its product is MNYLFYSILFVMSFLGAVSVSFAQTLKLEILDENNSLLPFATAYDEVLQYGATANDKGFLLLELKSGSTEITISHLGYQKYKLRIPELDLTKTNQIKLIPDKLGLNEVVVSGQMQARSLRNSPVKVEVFKADFLNDFSQGSGNLMENISMVNGIQENVACGVCYTNEISINGLEGAYTSLLINGIPIYGNLATVYGLNSIPTDMMEKVEVVRGPGSTLYGSEAMAGVINIITPHAEESSFNLNSSYSQFGEWKGNFIGQYKGENWKHFSGVHWDVANQFIDENGDLFSDLLLRDRFSVFNFSENEEKQFSIGGKYFFEDRRNGVREFVQDRNYRQLRGSDQVYGESIYTNRWELFGNKKFGQSPFELQFSASQHWQDSYYGDTFYQAEQHQAFVNLISEHTIGNHNVLAGFSQRISYYDDNSAATQDEGSNEPSIQIIPGVFVQDEWSISNEWRILSGARLDYYNLHGLIFSPRLNVQYQLSDWANLRFNSGTGFRVVNLFTEDHAFVSGQRELLIQEELNPERSFNVGLGYQQVYTIGNQQGNIEFDGFYTYFTNKIIPDYDTPGFIIYENSEAYAFTRGLSLNINHQIGSDLFFNAGAQWQNARQAEENESGSLEEVPIIYSRDWSAVGSLEYSFPFNIKLNYSFNWNGPTALPEVYEVNPAGEIVSIRDTFSPDFTLHNIKLRKNFKNLEVFAGVRNVFDNTQSLSPLSGTQDQTAPLGFGEFFDAAYNYGSMTGRNFFLGFDWKIK